A genomic region of Lodderomyces elongisporus chromosome 5, complete sequence contains the following coding sequences:
- the SBE2 gene encoding uncharacterized protein (similar to YDR351W, YHR103W), with product MTPGDYYIQKIHSKSALNLPKNPPPPLPNATAISQQSQSQSQSQSQSQSQSQQQTFKNNRLSQDSLMSNQSSVSDDHSSIVSSQFDTPATDTSSTFPIHNGSMTKLPFTVDTRHSSMTSTSTGAPSFMEMESKFTMPLGMTSGMNSGMTSGMNSGMTSGTPTVGKTKNSIPVNTRSQQQQQSQHHLQQSHQQQSQPSSNINNKSRPPPSLKAASTTNIARHVSTQPVQQHQQHQPVPKTKRSYSVNTMPTLNRTTSSASTSNPLTLSRTKSKYLSSQESKERKLLRKKKYEENDDDEELLSNDLDNLIFNVPVIKNQNELYSLTKGSQSQSQIQSQLQLQNQGQGLGQGQGQRKSSRSGSSSSSINLSSSTILSRNDLINDHNDKYNIRPCPLPGKLGSTSSIPHYINTSINDDSILEEEDADEGSEYDDTTMTMTTDDSIIANNITEFYNQRSASVSKLIKLSREQNVLYNLPSFIKSQSSLDDLHLISPEKLNFLDQTRPINLPPKSPSDKNKHNKQFSSAIDMFQVSMQNENDSRMKIEQLKSTQSQEWINLVDSFMQLDNKQFNKKFTAEKNKIRKLAWDCNIPQTHCFKFLLKILSNNYSSQDSLNTICNSFELFDQKLKTLSPVMKQNKDHEFNKIVEKMKMQPLVKHSGVDHNEFKSKLMHLLYIKSISESGLAEKDYLMITILLCLFPQETNVDLYCLLELVQHEVLDAKFSQQKLGTGKSSTSSSVVVEETKNITLTHLLLLILKFNDCQKLSASAMHQQSQPQQQQQQQQQQVKSSTPVSSPNPQNDVSAGNDTVVGASLEVVMKLITLLVVNSQSLKTREKNNLKLLKSFNKTVFVNYHLGWNSFEELTKSDGQSNEGIRINYCADQSANLDKFIKRWCHHHFG from the exons ATGAC ACCAGGCGACTACTATATCCAAAAAATACACTCTAAATCAGCCTTGAATCTACCCAAGAacccaccaccaccattacctAATGCAACTGCAATCAGccagcaactgcaactgcaactgcaactgcaactgcaactgcaactgcaactgcagcaacagacctttaaaaataatagaTTGTCACAAGATTCACTCATGTCGAATCAATCCTCCGTCTCAGACGACCACTCGTCAATCGTATCGTCACAGTTTGACACACCAGCCACAGACACAAGCTCAACTTTCCCAATACATAACGGATCAATGACAAAACTACCCTTTACTGTAGATACCAGACACAGCTCCAtgacatcaacatcaactggCGCACCATCCTttatggaaatggaaagcAAATTTACTATGCCATTGGGAATGACTTCGGGAATGAATTCAGGAATGACTTCGGGAATGAATTCAGGAATGACTTCAGGAACACCAACAGTtggaaagacaaaaaactCTATTCCAGTCAACACTAGactgcagcagcagcaacaactgcaacaccacttacaacaactgcatcaacaacaactgcaaccaCTGAGTAACATAAATAACAAAAGTAGACCACCACCCCTGCTAAAGGCTGCATCCACTACAAATATTGCAAGACACGTTTCAACCCAACCAGtacaacaacaccagcaacaccaaccAGTTccaaaaacgaaaagatCATACTCGGTCAATACCATGCCCACTTTAAACAGAACTACTTCTTCAGCTTCAACATCAAACCCATTAACATTATCAAGAACCAAGTCAAAATACCTCTCGTCGcaagaatcaaaagaaCGTAAACTATTGCGTAAAAAGAAGTACGAGGAAAACgacgatgacgaagaaCTCTTATCCAACGATTTGGACAACCTTATATTCAATGTACCGGTGATCAAGAACCAAAACGAATTGTACTCTTTGACTAAAGGCAGTCAAAGCCAAAGTCAAATCCAAAGTCAACtccaattgcaaaatcaaGGCCAAGGTCTTGGTCAAGGTCAAGGTCAAAGAAAACTGAGTAGAAGTGGCTCTTCTTCGTCGAGCATAAACTTGAGCAGCTCAACTATACTTTCACGTAACGATTTAATCAATGACCACAATGACAAGTACAATATAAGACCATGTCCATTACCAGGGAAATTGGGCTCAACATCAAGTATCCCACACTATATCAACACAAGCATCAATGATGATAGTATATTGGAGGAAGAAGACGCAGATGAAGGAAGCGAATATGACGATAcaacaatgacaatgacTACAGATGACTCCATTATTGCCAACAACATTACTGAATTTTACAATCAAAGAAGTGCCTCAGTATCCAAACTCATCAAATTATCAAGAGAACAAAATGTGCTTTATAACCTCCCCTCCTTTATCAAATCGCAATCCTCATTGGACGATTTACATCTCATTTCTCCCGAAAAACTCAATTTCCTCGACCAAACAAGACCCATTAATTTACCCCCAAAATCACCTTCAGACAAGAATAAACACAACAAGCAGTTTTCTTCAGCCATTGATATGTTCCAAGTTTCAATGCAAAACGAAAATGATTCCAGAATGAAGATAGAACAATTAAAGTCAACACAATCACAAGAATGGATCAATTTGGTTGATTCGTTTATGCAATTGGACAATAAGCAATTCAACAAAAAGTTCACTgctgaaaaaaacaagattaGAAAGCTTGCTTGGGACTGTAACATTCCACAAACGCATTGCTTTAAATTCTTACTAAAGATTCTTTCAAACAATTACTCATCACAAGATTCACTAAACACTATTTGCAACTCATTTGAACTATTTGatcaaaagttgaaaacaTTGAGTCCGGTAATGAAGCAAAATAAAGACCATGAATTTAACAAGATTGTTgagaaaatgaagatgcaACCTTTGGTGAAACACTCTGGTGTTGACCATAACGAGTTCAAATCTAAATTGATGCATTTGTTATACATCAAAAGTATAAGTGAATCTGGACTTGCTGAAAAAGATTACCTAATGATAACCATATTGTTGTGCTTGTTTCCTCAAGAGACTAATGTTGACTTGTATTGCTTGCTTGAATTAGTGCAACATGAGGTTTTGGATGCAAAATTCTCACAGCAAAAACTAGGAACAGGAAAAAGTTCAACCTCATCAAGTGTAGTTGTTGAGGAGACTAAAAATATCACTTTGACGCATTTGctcttgttgattttgaaattcaATGACTGTCAAAAATTGTCAGCCTCGGCAATGCACCAGCAATCACAGccgcaacaacaacagcaacagcaacagcaacaagtGAAATCACTGACACCTGTTTCAAGTCCAAATCCACAAAACGATGTCTCTGCCGGTAATGACACTGTTGTTGGTGCAAGTCTTGAGGTTGTAATGAAACTCATTACACTTCTTGTGGTCAATTCACAGAGCTTAAAAACTagggaaaagaacaatttgaaattgttgaaactGTTTAACAAGACTGTGTTTGTTAATTACCATCTTGGATGGAACTCATTCGAAGAGTTAACAAAGAGCGATGGCCAGAGTAACGAAGGGATAAGGATTAATTATTGTGCTGATCAACTGGCCAATTTGGATAAATTTATAAAGAGATGgtgtcatcatcattttgGTTGA